The sequence below is a genomic window from Deltaproteobacteria bacterium.
ACTTTTCCGGAAACGGTCCCTTTGTTCTAAAGTTTTCCTTCCCCCCTGCCGATAGAGAGAATGAAAGCGGTTCATGGATCAGTGGATCGGGGGAAAAGGGGTTCGGTGGGACGATGACGATCTCGACATACCAGGTGGACAACGTGATCAAGGCCTACAACCGGCAGAGCAGGCAAAGCGTGCCGTCGGCGGGCCCGCGGGAGGTGGGAACGGCGGAGTCCCACGGGGACGTCGTTTCCCTGTCGGGTCTGGACAGGAAAGAGGCCTACCAGAAGATATCCTACAGCCTTCTGGATATCATCCTGAAGAGGCGTTCGTGACCCGTCCTTCCCTTCATCTCATCGGCCCGGACATGACCGAAATCAGTGTCCCCCGCGGTTTGCCCGGTCAGCCCCGGGGATAGGAGACGTGGATGTTGCAACCGGCCGTTCCGGACCTCGATTCATTAAAAAAGCGGATTCTCGTCGTCGATGACGACGCGGCCCTGCGCCAGTTGATTACGGAAACCCTGGCCGGGCGGGATTACCTCCTGGCGGAAGCGGAAAACGGCGCGCAGGCCATGCAGATGTTCCTGGCGGGTCACTTCGATCTCGTCATTACGGACATGATGATGCCCGGCATGAGCGGCATGGAATTGCTGGGCCGGATCCGGGAGGCCAGGCCGGAGACCCCCGTTCTGGTGATCACGGCGCACCCGGCGACGAATCTCGCCGTGACGGCCATGAAGAAAGGGGCCGTCGATTTCCTCCCCAAACCCTTCGATATCGACAATCTCGTTTTCAAGGTCGGGATTTCCCTCGAGGAATCGGAGATAACCGGGGAGGGCGGGCGGGAGGCCCGCCGCGAGCCCATCGAGGTGATCAACAAGAAGGAAGAGCTCTCCTTAAGGAGCTATATTTACGAGAGCATCGAAAACACGTCCGGCGGCAACGACCAGATCTTTCAGAAGATCGTGGACATGGCCATCCAGGTCGTGGATGGCGAGAGCAGCGCCCTGTTGCTTTACGACGACAACGCGAAGGCTTTCCACCCCCAGGTGATCAAGAGCGACGACGTCCGGGATTACCTGGACAGGTACATCCCCCGCCTGACCCCCCTGTTCCTCTCGGTGGTGGAAAAGCGGCAGGCCGCCGTCGCCAAAAGCGGTGAAGCCGGTGAATTTCTGCCGACGATCATCTGTTCGCCCCTCATGATCCGGGGCCAGGTCTTCGGCGTCCTCACCGTCAAAAAGGACGGGCGCGGCCCCGGCGTGACCCAGAACGACCTGCAGCACATCCAGAGCCTGACGAACCGGGCGGCCCTGAATCTCGAAAACAAGGTGCTCTACGACAGCCTGTACGGCAACCTGATCGAAACCTTCAAGTCCCTGGTCGCGTCCATCCAGGTCCGGGACCATTACACGGAGGAGCATTCCTGGCGGGTCATGAACCTGGCCCTGGAGGTGGCGCAGGCCATGGGCTGCGACGAGGCGCAGCAGGAATCCCTGAGAATCGCCGCCATGCTGCACGACATCGGCAAGATCGCCATTCCCGACAGCGTCCTTCTGAAACCCGGCCGCCTGACGGACGACGAATACGCCATCATCAAGAAACACCCCGTCATCGGAGAGAGCATCCTCCAGTCCATCGTCATCTTCGAGGAGGAGCGCGACATCATCCTGCACCACCACGAGCGCTGGGACGGCCGGGGCTACCCGGAGGGCCTGGCGGGGGAGAACATCCCCCTCCTGGCGCGCATCCTCTGCGTGGCCGATTCCTACGACGCCATGACGAACACGCGCCCGTACCGGCAGGCCATGCGGATGGAGGACGCCGTTGTGGAGCTGCTGAAAAACCGCGGCACCCAGTTCGACGAACAGGTGGTGGACTGCCTGGTCAGGCTGCTGATCAGACAGACCCCTTCCCCGTAACACGACGGCCCCCTGCCATGTCATTCCGGGGCGCTTCCTTCACGAGTGTCCCTTCACAGGCGTCCCCTGTCGTTCCGGGCGCTTCCTTCACGAGTGTCCCTTCGCAGGCGTTCCTTGCATTGTCATCTATGAAAAAGCTTTTC
It includes:
- a CDS encoding response regulator → MLQPAVPDLDSLKKRILVVDDDAALRQLITETLAGRDYLLAEAENGAQAMQMFLAGHFDLVITDMMMPGMSGMELLGRIREARPETPVLVITAHPATNLAVTAMKKGAVDFLPKPFDIDNLVFKVGISLEESEITGEGGREARREPIEVINKKEELSLRSYIYESIENTSGGNDQIFQKIVDMAIQVVDGESSALLLYDDNAKAFHPQVIKSDDVRDYLDRYIPRLTPLFLSVVEKRQAAVAKSGEAGEFLPTIICSPLMIRGQVFGVLTVKKDGRGPGVTQNDLQHIQSLTNRAALNLENKVLYDSLYGNLIETFKSLVASIQVRDHYTEEHSWRVMNLALEVAQAMGCDEAQQESLRIAAMLHDIGKIAIPDSVLLKPGRLTDDEYAIIKKHPVIGESILQSIVIFEEERDIILHHHERWDGRGYPEGLAGENIPLLARILCVADSYDAMTNTRPYRQAMRMEDAVVELLKNRGTQFDEQVVDCLVRLLIRQTPSP